The Staphylococcus sp. KG4-3 genome has a window encoding:
- the deoD gene encoding purine-nucleoside phosphorylase: MTKATPHIQPNGTKIAKTVLMPGDPLRAKYIADNYLENVEQFNEVRNMFGYTGTYNGKEVSVMGSGMGVPSIGIYSYELYNFFNVETIIRIGSCGALQENVNLYDVIIAQGASTNSSYVEQYNIPGHFAPLADFDLILKAKQKADDIGATTHVGNILSSDTFYNADETFNERWQRMGVLGIEMESAALYLNATYANKKALGIFTVSDHILRDEATTAEERQNSFTQMMEIALEIAE; the protein is encoded by the coding sequence ATGACAAAAGCAACACCTCATATTCAACCTAATGGGACTAAAATCGCTAAAACTGTATTAATGCCAGGCGATCCGCTTCGCGCAAAATATATTGCTGATAATTATTTAGAAAATGTTGAACAATTTAACGAAGTACGTAATATGTTCGGCTATACAGGTACATACAATGGTAAGGAAGTATCAGTAATGGGCTCTGGAATGGGCGTACCAAGTATTGGTATTTATTCTTATGAACTTTATAATTTCTTTAATGTTGAAACAATTATTCGCATCGGTTCTTGCGGTGCATTACAAGAAAATGTGAACCTTTATGACGTTATTATTGCCCAAGGCGCTTCAACAAATTCCAGTTATGTTGAGCAATATAATATCCCAGGCCATTTTGCACCATTGGCAGATTTTGACTTAATATTAAAAGCAAAACAAAAAGCAGACGATATTGGTGCAACAACTCATGTTGGTAATATCTTATCATCAGACACATTCTATAATGCTGACGAAACATTCAATGAAAGATGGCAACGTATGGGTGTCTTAGGTATTGAAATGGAATCTGCAGCATTATATTTAAATGCCACTTATGCAAATAAAAAAGCCTTAGGTATTTTTACTGTAAGTGATCATATCTTACGCGATGAAGCTACAACAGCTGAAGAACGTCAAAACTCATTTACTCAAATGATGGAAATTGCATTAGAAATCGCAGAATAA
- a CDS encoding Dps family protein encodes MAKSNEEVVKVLNQQVANWTVAFTKLHNFHWYVKGPNFFSLHTKFEELYDEASQYIDDLAERILAAGGNPVATLKESLELSIIEEAGKGYKAEEMVEELAKDFDNISNQLEQAIEVASNAEDDVTEDMFIGMQTNIDKHNWMLKSYLGR; translated from the coding sequence ATGGCAAAAAGTAATGAAGAAGTAGTAAAAGTATTAAATCAACAAGTAGCAAACTGGACAGTAGCATTCACCAAATTACACAATTTTCATTGGTATGTAAAAGGGCCTAATTTCTTCTCACTACACACTAAATTTGAAGAATTATACGATGAAGCTAGCCAATACATTGATGATTTAGCTGAAAGAATTTTGGCAGCAGGTGGTAATCCAGTAGCAACTTTAAAAGAAAGTTTAGAACTTTCAATTATCGAAGAAGCTGGAAAAGGTTATAAAGCTGAAGAAATGGTTGAAGAGCTTGCAAAAGACTTCGATAATATATCAAACCAGTTAGAACAAGCAATTGAAGTTGCTTCAAATGCTGAAGACGACGTAACTGAAGATATGTTCATTGGTATGCAAACAAATATTGATAAACATAACTGGATGTTAAAATCATATTTAGGTAGATAA
- a CDS encoding S-ribosylhomocysteine lyase, producing MPKMNVESFNLDHTIVSAPFVRLAGKMEGANGDVIHKYDIRFKQPNKEHMDMPGLHSLEHLMAENIRNHSDKVVDISPMGCQTGFYVSFINHDDYKDVLQIIEKTIQDVLNATEVPACNEVQCGWAASHSLEGAKEIAQTFLDKKDEWHDIYGESK from the coding sequence ATGCCAAAAATGAATGTTGAAAGCTTCAATTTAGACCACACAATTGTATCTGCGCCATTTGTAAGACTAGCAGGAAAAATGGAAGGCGCAAACGGAGATGTTATTCATAAATATGATATTCGTTTCAAACAACCAAATAAAGAGCACATGGATATGCCAGGATTACATTCACTAGAACATCTTATGGCTGAAAATATCCGTAATCATTCAGATAAAGTCGTTGATATCAGTCCAATGGGATGTCAGACTGGCTTTTACGTTTCATTCATCAACCATGATGATTATAAAGATGTACTACAAATCATCGAAAAAACAATTCAAGACGTATTAAATGCTACAGAGGTACCGGCTTGTAATGAAGTACAATGTGGTTGGGCAGCAAGTCATTCATTAGAAGGCGCAAAGGAAATCGCGCAAACATTTTTAGATAAAAAAGATGAATGGCATGATATTTATGGTGAAAGTAAGTAA
- a CDS encoding GNAT family N-acetyltransferase, with the protein MVIKQKFENIIVQEFEEKYRQALYEFNLNERQQIYSSLPKDVLDDAINDEDRIANIALNKAGDVVGFFVLHQYYQHEGYDTPSQVIYVRSLSVNEDYQGYGYGTKMMMYLPQYVQDLFPNFNHLYLVVDAENKGAWNVYERAGFMHAATKEEGPIGKERLYYLDLDSKHVSSLKLKPNTDEQPFNIHIIDLIKDGQKVGFIAIERHDGRMNISKIEVNKDKRHHGIAESALRQLATYVRKHFNDVELLTITLYGENNELKSLCINSNFVEIEAADDFIVFEKYINY; encoded by the coding sequence ATGGTGATTAAGCAAAAATTTGAAAATATTATAGTACAAGAGTTTGAAGAGAAGTATAGACAGGCTCTTTATGAGTTTAATTTAAATGAGCGTCAACAAATCTATTCTTCTTTACCGAAAGATGTGTTAGATGATGCAATAAATGATGAGGATAGGATTGCCAATATTGCACTAAATAAAGCGGGAGATGTTGTTGGTTTTTTTGTGCTACATCAATATTATCAACATGAAGGATATGATACACCTAGCCAAGTTATTTATGTTAGGTCTTTATCCGTAAATGAAGATTACCAAGGCTATGGCTACGGCACAAAGATGATGATGTATTTGCCTCAATATGTTCAAGATTTATTTCCGAATTTTAACCACTTATATCTTGTGGTTGATGCAGAGAACAAAGGTGCATGGAATGTATATGAACGTGCAGGTTTTATGCATGCTGCAACGAAAGAAGAAGGGCCAATTGGTAAAGAGCGATTATATTATTTAGATTTAGATTCTAAGCATGTCTCATCTTTAAAGTTAAAGCCAAATACAGATGAACAACCCTTTAATATACACATCATAGACTTAATAAAAGATGGGCAAAAAGTTGGCTTTATAGCTATAGAGAGACATGATGGACGAATGAATATTTCTAAGATTGAAGTAAATAAAGATAAGAGACATCATGGTATTGCAGAAAGCGCCTTGAGACAATTAGCAACATATGTTAGAAAGCATTTTAATGATGTAGAACTTTTGACAATTACTCTCTATGGAGAGAATAATGAATTAAAGTCACTATGTATAAATAGTAATTTTGTTGAAATTGAGGCGGCTGATGACTTTATTGTCTTTGAAAAATATATAAATTACTAA
- the rpoE gene encoding DNA-directed RNA polymerase subunit delta: MRIQDYTKEMVDEKSFIDMAYTLLNEKNDTMNLYDIIDEFKALGHYEDEEIEDRIVQFYTDLNTDGRFLNVGENIWGLRDWYSVADIEEKIAPTIQKFDILDDDAEEDKNLKLLGEDETEDDDDIPAVTDDQETLNDPEDPEEDDVDEDLNESDIVIDEDDEDFDDEEDEEDEEFEEDEEDFKE; this comes from the coding sequence ATGAGAATTCAAGATTATACAAAAGAAATGGTTGATGAGAAATCATTTATCGATATGGCTTACACATTATTAAACGAAAAAAATGATACGATGAATTTATACGATATCATTGATGAATTTAAAGCGTTAGGTCACTATGAAGATGAAGAAATTGAAGATAGAATTGTTCAATTCTATACGGATTTAAACACAGACGGACGTTTCTTAAACGTTGGAGAAAATATTTGGGGCTTACGTGATTGGTATTCAGTTGCTGATATCGAAGAAAAAATTGCTCCTACAATTCAAAAATTCGATATCCTAGATGACGATGCTGAAGAAGACAAAAACTTAAAATTACTTGGTGAAGATGAAACTGAAGATGATGATGATATTCCAGCAGTAACCGACGACCAAGAAACATTAAATGACCCAGAAGATCCTGAAGAAGACGATGTAGATGAAGATCTTAATGAATCAGATATCGTTATCGATGAGGACGACGAAGATTTTGATGATGAAGAAGACGAAGAAGACGAAGAATTTGAAGAAGATGAAGAGGATTTTAAAGAATAA
- a CDS encoding DUF2750 domain-containing protein, translated as MSYKESSFFKEILINEVFYVATEAKELIRQEVDENKVVCTWTDKETAEAYLKKQKIDYDKIKKIDIDRFVTYEIDNVFSDNEQVLMNPTSEKDGELIPIAEATDELMSDLDNIRLKEFVKDVAKEDAVFGLTNKNVKQFLMISDESHQRPNIMPVWSIKKRAEKVRDEDFEECDIIEVEGEVFAEWLDNLRDDDNAVAIDLKPGVLGSVVPAQKVLDQLPF; from the coding sequence ATGTCTTATAAAGAAAGTTCATTTTTTAAAGAAATATTAATTAATGAAGTGTTTTATGTAGCAACGGAAGCAAAGGAATTAATCAGACAAGAAGTAGATGAAAATAAAGTCGTATGTACTTGGACTGATAAAGAGACTGCCGAAGCTTACTTGAAAAAGCAAAAAATTGATTACGATAAAATTAAAAAGATAGATATCGATCGTTTTGTAACTTATGAAATCGATAATGTCTTTAGCGATAACGAACAAGTATTGATGAACCCTACTTCTGAGAAAGATGGTGAGCTTATACCAATCGCAGAAGCTACGGATGAATTAATGTCTGATTTAGATAATATTCGTTTAAAAGAATTTGTTAAGGATGTTGCAAAAGAAGACGCAGTGTTTGGTTTGACAAATAAAAACGTTAAGCAATTCCTTATGATTAGTGATGAATCACATCAAAGACCTAATATCATGCCTGTATGGAGTATCAAAAAAAGAGCTGAGAAGGTAAGAGATGAAGATTTTGAAGAGTGTGACATTATAGAAGTAGAAGGTGAAGTATTCGCTGAATGGTTAGATAACTTACGAGATGACGATAACGCGGTTGCAATCGATTTGAAACCAGGCGTTTTAGGTAGTGTAGTACCTGCACAAAAAGTATTGGATCAGCTTCCTTTTTAA
- a CDS encoding pyrimidine-nucleoside phosphorylase → MRMVDIIEKKRDGQVLTKQEIEYFIEEYTNGNIPDYQASSLAMAIYFQDMNDDERAALTMAMVNSGDVIDLSNIDGIKVDKHSTGGVGDTTTLVLAPLVASVGVPVAKMSGRGLGHTGGTIDKLESVAGFHVEISEDKFVKLVNEAKVAVIGQTGNLTPADKKLYGLRDVTGTVNSIPLIASSIMSKKIAAGADAIVLDVKTGNGAFMKTIEEAEALAHAMVSIGNNVGRNTMAIISDMSQPLGNAIGNALEVKEAIETLQGKGPKDLTELVMTLGSQMVVVGGKAKDLDEARQLLENAIQNGSALETFRTFLENQDGNGSVVDDVKKLPQAKYQIQLPSPKTGVVTEIVANEIGVASMMLGAGRQTKEDDIDLSVGLVLHKKVGDKVNEGEALLTIHSNKEQIDDVKDKLNENITISQTGTEPTLIHKIITE, encoded by the coding sequence ATGAGAATGGTAGATATTATTGAAAAAAAACGTGATGGACAAGTATTGACTAAACAAGAGATTGAGTACTTTATTGAGGAATATACCAATGGTAATATTCCGGATTATCAAGCATCAAGTTTAGCTATGGCGATATATTTTCAAGACATGAATGATGATGAACGTGCAGCACTAACAATGGCTATGGTGAATTCTGGTGATGTCATAGACTTATCTAATATTGATGGGATTAAGGTAGATAAGCATTCAACTGGTGGCGTGGGTGATACAACTACACTAGTATTAGCACCTTTAGTAGCATCAGTAGGTGTACCTGTAGCCAAAATGAGTGGCCGTGGTCTAGGACATACTGGTGGAACGATTGATAAATTAGAATCTGTAGCAGGTTTCCATGTGGAAATCAGTGAAGATAAATTTGTTAAATTAGTCAACGAAGCGAAAGTCGCAGTGATAGGTCAAACAGGCAACCTTACACCAGCAGATAAAAAATTATATGGCCTTCGTGACGTTACGGGGACTGTAAATTCGATTCCATTAATTGCTTCATCAATCATGAGTAAAAAAATTGCTGCAGGTGCAGACGCCATTGTTTTAGATGTGAAAACAGGTAATGGTGCGTTTATGAAGACAATCGAAGAAGCTGAAGCGTTGGCGCATGCAATGGTTAGTATTGGTAACAATGTAGGTAGAAATACGATGGCTATTATTTCTGATATGAGCCAACCGTTAGGCAATGCCATAGGAAATGCTCTGGAAGTCAAAGAAGCAATTGAAACTTTACAAGGTAAAGGTCCAAAAGACCTTACAGAATTAGTGATGACACTAGGCTCACAAATGGTCGTTGTAGGTGGTAAAGCTAAGGACTTAGACGAAGCACGACAATTGTTAGAAAATGCAATTCAAAATGGTTCAGCATTAGAAACTTTTAGAACATTTTTAGAAAATCAAGATGGTAATGGTTCAGTTGTAGATGATGTAAAAAAATTACCACAAGCTAAATATCAAATTCAATTACCATCACCAAAGACGGGGGTTGTAACTGAAATCGTTGCAAATGAGATAGGTGTTGCTTCGATGATGTTAGGTGCAGGTAGACAAACAAAAGAAGATGATATTGATTTAAGTGTTGGTCTCGTATTGCATAAAAAAGTAGGAGACAAGGTGAATGAAGGAGAAGCACTATTAACCATTCATAGTAATAAAGAGCAAATTGATGACGTCAAAGACAAACTCAATGAAAATATTACGATAAGTCAAACTGGTACCGAACCGACATTGATTCATAAAATTATTACTGAATAG
- the deoC gene encoding deoxyribose-phosphate aldolase produces MNYAKYIDHTLLKPESTRAQIDKIIEEAKSFSFKSVCINPTHVKYAAEQLKDSGVLVCTVIGFPLGASTTETKMFEVEDAIKNGASEVDMVINIGALKDGRFDEVQKDIEGVVGAANGKTVKVIIETCLLTDEEKVKASELSKAAGADFVKTSTGFAGGGATPEDVKLMKDTVGEDLEVKASGGVRNLNDFNQMLEAGATRIGASAGVQIIQGLESNSDY; encoded by the coding sequence ATGAATTACGCAAAATATATAGATCACACATTACTTAAACCAGAGTCTACGAGAGCTCAAATTGATAAAATTATTGAGGAAGCTAAGTCATTTAGCTTTAAATCAGTTTGTATCAATCCTACACACGTTAAATATGCTGCAGAACAACTTAAAGATTCTGGTGTATTAGTATGTACGGTTATCGGATTTCCTTTAGGTGCATCTACAACAGAAACAAAAATGTTTGAAGTTGAAGATGCGATTAAAAATGGCGCGTCTGAAGTAGATATGGTCATTAATATTGGTGCGCTAAAAGACGGTCGTTTTGATGAAGTTCAAAAGGATATTGAAGGTGTAGTAGGCGCTGCTAATGGAAAAACAGTTAAAGTTATTATTGAGACATGCCTATTAACAGACGAAGAGAAAGTTAAAGCATCAGAATTAAGTAAAGCAGCAGGTGCTGATTTTGTTAAAACTTCAACAGGTTTTGCAGGTGGAGGTGCTACTCCAGAAGATGTAAAATTAATGAAAGATACTGTAGGAGAAGACTTAGAAGTTAAGGCTTCTGGTGGCGTGAGAAACCTAAATGATTTTAACCAAATGCTTGAAGCAGGCGCTACACGTATTGGTGCAAGCGCTGGTGTTCAAATCATTCAAGGTTTAGAAAGTAATTCTGACTATTAA
- a CDS encoding MauE/DoxX family redox-associated membrane protein: protein MNKITRVIFGIVFSIAGILHFKDEQKFRAIIPTYLPFRKAAVLITGVFEVVFGLLLLARKPSTCLKKAIIAFLLAVFPANIYMARNNIPLGGKELPKWALYGRLPLQFVMIKMISKL from the coding sequence GTGAATAAAATAACGAGAGTGATTTTTGGCATTGTTTTTAGTATCGCTGGTATTTTGCATTTTAAAGACGAACAAAAATTTAGAGCAATCATACCAACATACCTTCCGTTTAGAAAAGCGGCAGTATTAATCACTGGTGTGTTTGAAGTGGTTTTTGGTTTGTTATTGCTAGCTCGCAAACCTTCGACATGCTTGAAAAAGGCTATCATTGCGTTTTTATTGGCTGTGTTTCCAGCTAATATATACATGGCGCGTAACAATATTCCATTAGGCGGTAAAGAACTGCCTAAGTGGGCGTTGTATGGTAGACTTCCGCTACAGTTTGTCATGATTAAAATGATAAGTAAACTATAA
- a CDS encoding M20 family metallopeptidase, producing the protein MENKQIILDYIENDKYKFLEMSHQIHQRPELGNEEIFASRSLIEMLDSNDFEVETDIAGHATGFIARYESDLPGPTIGFLAEYDALPGLGHACGHNIIGTASTFAGIALKQLINKIGGKVIVLGCPAEEGGENGSAKATYVKEGVIDELDIALMVHPGNETYRTINTLAVDVLDIKFYGKSTHASENADEARNALDAMISYFNGVAQLRQHIKNGQRVHGVILDGGKAANIIPDYTHARFYTRATSRQELDILTERVGQIAKGAAIQTECDYEFGPIQNGVNEFIKSSKLDDLFVKYATEMGEAVIDDDFGYGSTDTGNVSHIVPTIHPHIKIGSRNLVGHTHRFREAAASTQGDNALIRGTKILALMGLELITNKSLFDEIIEQHRYIKEHKK; encoded by the coding sequence ATGGAAAACAAACAAATTATTTTAGATTACATAGAAAATGATAAATATAAATTTTTGGAAATGAGCCATCAAATACATCAAAGACCTGAATTAGGAAATGAAGAAATTTTTGCATCTAGATCACTAATTGAAATGTTAGACAGCAATGATTTTGAAGTCGAAACGGATATCGCTGGTCATGCTACTGGTTTCATAGCTAGATATGAATCAGATTTACCGGGTCCTACAATAGGATTCTTAGCAGAATATGATGCATTACCAGGTTTAGGTCATGCTTGTGGTCACAATATTATTGGAACGGCAAGTACTTTTGCGGGTATCGCGTTGAAACAACTCATAAATAAAATTGGAGGAAAAGTTATTGTACTTGGATGCCCAGCTGAAGAAGGTGGAGAAAACGGGAGCGCTAAAGCAACTTATGTTAAAGAAGGTGTTATTGACGAATTAGATATTGCGTTAATGGTGCATCCCGGTAATGAAACTTATAGAACGATTAATACATTGGCTGTAGATGTTTTAGATATTAAATTTTATGGTAAAAGTACACATGCTTCTGAAAATGCTGATGAAGCTAGAAATGCATTAGACGCAATGATTTCTTATTTTAATGGTGTAGCACAATTAAGACAACATATTAAAAATGGACAACGTGTACATGGTGTCATATTAGACGGTGGTAAGGCGGCTAATATTATTCCGGACTATACACATGCACGTTTTTATACAAGAGCAACTTCGCGTCAAGAATTAGATATATTAACAGAACGAGTAGGACAAATTGCAAAAGGTGCAGCCATTCAAACTGAATGCGATTATGAATTTGGGCCAATACAAAACGGTGTAAATGAATTTATAAAATCTTCTAAACTAGATGATTTGTTTGTAAAATATGCAACTGAAATGGGAGAAGCTGTTATAGATGATGATTTTGGATATGGTTCAACAGATACGGGGAACGTAAGTCATATTGTACCTACAATACATCCTCATATTAAAATAGGATCCCGTAATTTAGTTGGCCACACGCATAGATTTCGTGAAGCTGCAGCAAGTACACAAGGTGATAATGCCTTAATTAGAGGCACAAAGATTCTTGCCTTAATGGGTTTAGAATTAATCACTAATAAATCGTTGTTTGATGAAATTATCGAGCAACACCGATATATAAAGGAGCATAAAAAATGA
- the coaW gene encoding type II pantothenate kinase, giving the protein MKIGIDAGGTLIKIVQDYAGKREYNTRLTTEIDDVIKWLNQQDCESISLTGGQAALINEKLNFDARIFIEFDAAAKGLEILLEEQGHFLDDYIFTNVGTGTSIHFSNGNSQQRVGGVGTGGGMIQGLGYLLTGIKDYKTLTDTAQNGNRDIIDLKVKHIYKDSEPPISGDLTAANFGNVLHNLDTNFTEADKLASVIGVVGEVITTMSITVAREHNTENVAYIGSSFHNNELLKEVVKDYTVLRGFKPYYIEHGAFSGALGAIHL; this is encoded by the coding sequence ATGAAAATTGGCATCGATGCTGGTGGGACGCTTATTAAAATTGTTCAAGATTATGCCGGTAAACGTGAATATAACACAAGATTAACAACGGAAATCGATGATGTCATAAAATGGTTGAACCAACAAGACTGTGAAAGTATTAGCTTGACAGGCGGTCAAGCTGCACTCATAAATGAAAAATTAAATTTTGATGCACGTATATTTATTGAGTTTGATGCTGCTGCTAAAGGGCTGGAAATACTACTTGAAGAACAAGGACACTTTTTAGATGACTACATTTTCACAAATGTAGGTACAGGCACTTCTATACATTTTTCTAACGGAAACAGTCAACAGCGAGTTGGGGGCGTTGGTACAGGTGGCGGTATGATACAAGGCCTAGGTTACTTATTGACTGGAATCAAAGACTATAAAACCTTAACTGATACTGCTCAAAATGGTAATAGAGATATCATTGACTTGAAAGTAAAACACATTTACAAAGATAGTGAGCCACCAATCTCTGGTGATTTAACAGCAGCAAACTTTGGTAATGTCTTACATAATTTAGATACTAACTTTACAGAAGCAGATAAACTAGCCTCTGTTATAGGTGTCGTCGGTGAAGTTATTACTACAATGTCTATTACTGTAGCTAGAGAGCATAACACAGAAAACGTTGCATATATCGGTTCGTCATTTCATAATAATGAATTATTAAAAGAGGTCGTTAAAGACTATACAGTATTAAGAGGCTTCAAACCGTATTATATCGAACACGGCGCCTTTTCAGGTGCTCTAGGTGCTATTCATTTATAA
- a CDS encoding ATP-grasp domain-containing protein has translation MTNQSSLHPQLTLSDLYDSSIVYTSRPSYVSNPWLEPEEHQSNFLTGRELIIANQMPVIVHEACVTNKLKILFEAVGKAMPTNIIQFNNRRSYEQVIQDLALNDNKKIYFQYIHGEDIVNKAYYALNKDVFMALNNKARIPEWTNYKYLPKREVVAIDDFRHAVSFWEFPFVLKPGDDLPTAGGYGVMICNDEKDLDQAKIRIEQAKSETDTIIIEQKVEIVTNYCVQYAYSKYTGIQYIGTSDQITDDYGSYKGNQNTHDVPQSVIQAGREIMEIGVAKGYFGIAGFDLLLDKNGEVFAIDLNFRQNGSTSMLLLEPMLQGKYHKFFSYIAPDNCDNEHFFKIIEKYVNKGVLFPLSYYDGDWYKNEVVQSRFGCIWHGESQALVESMERQFLEELKNNL, from the coding sequence ATGACTAATCAAAGCTCTCTGCATCCTCAATTAACACTTAGTGATCTATATGATTCTAGTATTGTCTATACTTCACGGCCATCATATGTTTCGAACCCTTGGTTAGAACCTGAAGAACATCAGTCCAATTTTCTAACTGGTAGAGAGCTCATCATTGCTAACCAAATGCCTGTAATAGTACACGAGGCATGTGTTACAAATAAATTGAAAATTTTGTTTGAAGCTGTAGGTAAAGCCATGCCTACAAACATTATTCAATTTAATAATCGAAGAAGTTATGAACAAGTGATCCAAGATTTAGCATTGAATGACAATAAAAAAATATATTTCCAATATATTCATGGTGAAGATATTGTAAACAAAGCGTATTATGCATTAAATAAAGATGTTTTTATGGCTTTAAATAATAAAGCACGTATCCCAGAGTGGACTAATTACAAATATTTACCTAAAAGAGAAGTTGTAGCCATTGATGATTTTCGCCACGCAGTTTCTTTTTGGGAATTTCCATTTGTATTAAAACCAGGCGACGACTTACCTACAGCAGGTGGATATGGCGTTATGATTTGTAATGATGAAAAAGATTTAGACCAAGCTAAAATCCGAATTGAGCAAGCAAAAAGCGAAACAGACACAATTATTATAGAACAAAAAGTAGAAATAGTTACGAATTATTGCGTGCAATATGCATATTCTAAATATACAGGTATTCAATATATTGGTACATCTGATCAAATTACAGATGATTATGGTTCTTACAAAGGTAACCAAAATACACATGATGTGCCACAATCAGTGATTCAAGCTGGCAGAGAGATAATGGAAATAGGTGTTGCGAAAGGGTATTTTGGTATTGCTGGATTCGATTTGTTGTTAGATAAGAATGGTGAAGTATTTGCCATAGATTTAAATTTTAGACAAAACGGTTCAACGAGTATGTTATTGTTAGAACCTATGTTGCAAGGCAAATATCATAAATTCTTTAGTTATATAGCGCCAGATAATTGCGATAATGAACATTTTTTCAAAATAATTGAGAAATATGTAAATAAAGGCGTATTGTTCCCATTATCTTATTACGATGGTGACTGGTATAAGAATGAAGTTGTTCAATCAAGGTTTGGTTGTATTTGGCATGGAGAAAGCCAAGCCTTAGTGGAATCTATGGAGCGACAGTTTTTAGAAGAACTGAAAAATAACCTATAG
- the deoB gene encoding phosphopentomutase has protein sequence MTTPFKRVHLIVMDSVGIGEGPDAKAFNDEGSHTLKHTLAGFNQNLPNLQKLGLGNIDPLPIIEQESQPQAFYTKMSEASVGKDTMTGHWEIMGLNIMQPFKVYPEGFPEELVSEIESLTGRKVVANRPASGTQIIDEWGEHQMKTGDLIVYTSADPVLQIAAHEDIIPLEELYDICEKVRELTKDPKYLIGRIIARPYIGEPGSFKRTSNRHDYALKPFGRTVMNELKDNGYDVIALGKINDIFDGEGVTESIRTKDNMDGMDKLVETVQRDFNGMSFLNLVDFDALYGHRRDKGGYAQALKEFDERLPELINHLQEDDLVIITADHGNDPTADGTDHTREFVPVLMFSPKIKDYHELTVDNTFSSLGATIADNFGVKLPEFGRSYLKEMGVEK, from the coding sequence ATGACTACACCATTCAAACGTGTACATTTAATTGTTATGGACTCAGTTGGTATTGGAGAAGGACCTGATGCCAAAGCCTTTAATGATGAAGGCAGCCATACATTAAAACACACATTAGCAGGATTTAATCAAAACTTGCCTAACTTACAAAAGCTGGGATTAGGTAACATTGACCCTTTGCCAATTATTGAACAAGAGTCACAACCACAAGCGTTTTATACTAAAATGAGTGAAGCGTCAGTGGGTAAAGATACAATGACTGGTCATTGGGAAATTATGGGCCTAAATATAATGCAGCCCTTCAAAGTATATCCAGAAGGCTTTCCTGAAGAACTCGTTAGTGAAATAGAATCATTAACTGGTCGTAAAGTTGTGGCAAATCGTCCTGCCTCAGGAACTCAGATTATTGATGAGTGGGGAGAGCATCAAATGAAAACGGGTGATTTGATAGTATATACATCAGCGGATCCTGTGCTTCAAATTGCTGCGCATGAAGATATAATACCTTTAGAAGAGTTATACGATATATGTGAGAAGGTTAGAGAGTTAACTAAAGATCCAAAATATTTGATAGGTAGAATTATTGCCAGACCATATATAGGTGAGCCTGGTTCGTTTAAAAGAACTTCCAATAGACACGATTATGCCTTGAAACCGTTCGGAAGAACAGTAATGAATGAATTAAAAGATAACGGTTATGATGTGATAGCCCTAGGTAAAATCAACGACATCTTTGATGGAGAAGGCGTGACAGAATCAATTCGTACTAAAGATAATATGGATGGTATGGATAAATTAGTTGAAACAGTACAACGAGACTTTAATGGTATGAGTTTCTTAAATCTTGTTGATTTCGATGCCTTATATGGCCATCGTCGTGATAAAGGTGGTTACGCACAAGCTCTTAAAGAGTTTGATGAGCGTCTGCCAGAACTTATTAATCATTTGCAAGAAGACGACTTAGTGATTATTACAGCCGACCATGGAAATGATCCGACTGCAGACGGCACAGATCATACAAGAGAGTTTGTACCAGTATTGATGTTTAGTCCGAAAATTAAAGACTACCATGAATTAACAGTCGATAACACATTCAGTTCTTTAGGAGCGACGATTGCTGATAACTTTGGTGTGAAATTACCAGAGTTTGGCAGAAGTTACTTAAAAGAAATGGGTGTTGAAAAGTGA